The following nucleotide sequence is from Chromobacterium rhizoryzae.
TAGGCAAGAGCCTGGGCGACGATCTGGCCGAAGGCAAGCCGACCCTGCCCTTGATCTACACCATGCGCAACGGCGGCCCGGAAGCCTCCGCCACCGTGCGCGACGCGCTGGAACACGCCAGCCGCGATCGTTTCCAGGACGTGCTGGCTGCGGTACAATCCTGCGGCGCGCTGGACTACGCCCGGGCGGAAGCGGTCAAGGTGGCCGAACAGGCCGTGGCCGCGCTGGCGCCGATTCCGGAATCGGACACCCGTCAGGCCTTGGTGGAATTGGCCCGCCTGTCGGTGGACCGCAGCGCCTGACCCAGCAGTTTTTCTAAGCGTCTCCGTAGTTAAAGGGATTGACTGGATAAGATTTTGTAGTAAATACATGCCGTTATGATTGGCATAAAAAATCAAGTAGCACTTCTATAGCACCGCTACCGTAGTTCAACGGATAGAACGGCCGCCTCCTAAGCGGCAGATACAGGTTCGATTCCTGTCGGGAGCGCCACTTGATATGCAATCCTTCAACCGCCTTCGGGCGGTTTTTTGTTGCCTAACACACGGAATGCACAGCTCAAGCCTCGCCCTTCCGAGCAACCAATCCCGCACAATCCGGCCATGCGCACCTTAGGGACCAGAATAAAGGCCGAGCGGGAAAAACGCGGCTGGACGCAAGAAGTCCTGGCACGCAAAGCCGGCGTGGGAGCCACCACCATCACCGACATCGAAACGGGCCGGAGTCGTGCTACAACGAAGCTCGTCGATATCGCCAGAGCTCTCTCCGTGAATCCCCAATGGCTCGAAACCGGCACAGGCCCCAGAGAGCCCGTGCCGGCCCCTGAGAACACCTACATAGCAGCAGAGTCCAAGGAAGACCTTGCACGCCAGCTTGCTGACAAAAGCGACGAAGAGATCGCGGAGATTTTCCGTTTGATTTTGTCATTTAGAAATCCTAAATGACTGTCAATTGTCATTAATGCTAGTGTTGTAACCACGTTACATCGGCATATAAAGAAAACTTTAGTAGAACCTATAGTTTGCGCCTTGCCTGCACCGACATTCTTTCTTACCCTTCACCGGTGGAGACGTTTGCAGAACGGGTACGGCGCCTAAAAGAAAGGCGCGGCGTCACCGTAGAAGAAATAGCAATTGCTTGCACGGTGACGGAACCGACTGTCTACGGTTGGCTCAAAACTACAATGCCTAGAAACAATCACTTGGCAAGCTTAGCGACATTTTTAGATGTGACTGTCGATCACCTGGTGCACGGTGATCGCTCCGAAACTCGCGACGAAATCGTCCAAGAACTGCGCACACTCGTGCCACAGCTTTCCAACTACCAGCTCACTGTTTTGCTAATGACGGCCAAGGAATTCGCCAAAAAAGGCCAGTAAAACTTTAGGCCGGCACTTGTGCGGCATCTTGTCCAGCGCGCTAAGCTGTATCCGTCATACAGCAAAAGACGAACAAAAATGCCGCTATCTCAATTACCCCGAAACGTCGCCAATAGCCTGAATCCGCTGATCGGCGGATCAACCAGCGAAACAATGCAGAACCTCATTAGCGTGCTCGACGGGCAGTGTGCGCTGATCGCCGACAGAACTACCGGCGCCACTCTGAACGGAGAATTAACGCTCTACTTCCTACAAGTAGTCGGCGGGGCGATCCGGTTTGAATCCGACATGGCACATCCAGTCAGGTGCATAACCTAACCGGTCGAGAGTTCATGGAAAGACAGCAAAGTCCCCCGGCATCGCGCCGGGGGACTTCTTTTTGAGATCAATACGTTTGCACGCCCTTTTCCGATGCAGCCAAACTCATGGCCGCCAGCGGATCAACCACGACAAGATCAGAACAAACCACCACACGCGCCAATCTCCCAGTTTGCAATCACCAACTCGCCAGCTGCAGCCGCGCCGCCATTGCGCTGGTTGCCCACCGTGTACTTGATATCGAGCTCAAGCATGTCCAGGCCATCGAACGCACGCCGGATGTCCGGATGGTCGTTGATGCTGACCATGATCCGGCCTTGGCTGGCACGCATAATGGCGGCCATGCGCTCGTACTCCTCAAACGGGAATGGAACGCCGTAACCCTCGGTCTGCCAGTACGGTGGATCGCAATAGAAAAACGTGTGCGGCCGGTCATAACGCTGAATGCAGTCGCTCCAACTTTCGTGCTCGATCGTGACGCCGGTAAGGCGCAGGTGAGCCGCGGATAGATTCTCCTCCAGGCGCAGCAGGTTGACGGTGGGCGTGGTGGTGGCGGTGCCGAAGCTCTGGCCCTCCACTTTGCCGCCGAACGCATGGTGCTGCAGGTAGAAAAATCTGGCTGCGCGCTGAATGTCAGTGAGGGTTTCCGGGCGAGTGCATTGCATCCACTCGAACACCTGCCGGCTCGATAGCGCCCATTTGAACTGCCTCACGAACTCTTCGAGGTGGTGCTGCACAACGCGATAGAGATTGACGAGCTCGCCGTTGATGTCGTTGATCACCTCGCACTTGGCGGGCACTTGGCGCAAGAAAAACAGCGCGGCGCCGCCGGCGAACACTTCGACGTAGCAGTCATGGGGAGGGAACAGGGGCAGGATGCGATCGGCAAGTCGACGCTTGCCGCCGATCCAGGGGATGATGGGCGAAGCCATGAGGTTCTCCAGATGGCCCTCGCGGGGCTCAGGTTCGGAGGCTCATGGCCTTCAAGGGGATTACCCAGGCTGCCGCTGGCCGTAATGGTTCAGCGTCCTGCAGCGCGGGCATTTAATGGACAGGGCGATGTATTCGCCCTCGGCCAGTTTCTTGCGGCAACAGCCGCAGCGTATTTCGGTCATCTGTCGAGCCTTTCACGTTTTGTGATAGTCTCCCCATGCCTGTCGACAGGTGGGGAAGCCTTGGTCAAGGCTCGCAGGGCACATCTGCGGGCGGAGATGACCGGCCCAGGTGCGCTAACACCCGGGCCGGTCGCGTCCTTCTCTCAGTTCTTCGTTAGTACCGGCACCTCTTGATCATGCGGCTGCACGCGCCACCAGCTCTGCCAGCCGATCACTTGGTCGCGCCAGCGGTAGCACTGGTCGTAGTTGTCGCTGACGGCTTCGAGCGCTTCACCGGCAGTAGCTGTCCCGGCTCCTCCAGCAGGAACGGCGCCGGCGTCGACAAGATCGGGCGGGGCGGCAGCGAGGTCGTGCCCGCGCACCCAGTCAGCATCGAGCACAACGACAGGCTGGCCAGCAGCAGCGCGGGCTTTTTCCCTTTCAACATATCGCACGATCTCCTTGGTAACGGTTTGGGTTCTCACCTCGCGCGCGACGGCGCGGTGCTGCTCTCCCTGCGCCAGCACGGCACCGAGGGAAGCTGCGCGCCGCTCGAGCTGCAGCGCTTCGGCGACGGCCGCGTTTTGCAGTTTCAGCCGGCCGGCCTCGCTCTCCAGGCTAGAAAAATGCCAACCACCCGCGAAGGCCACCACCAGCGCCGCAACGATCAAGGTTGCACGGATAAGCGCCAAGTACGGCTTGAGCAGATCGATCATTTCGCCCCTCCCGGCACGCCCCAGCGCTTCACCGATAGGACGCGCGCCGCCACCAGAGCCGGCACGGCGTCGTTGGTCACGGTCGGCAACTCGATGCCAGACAGGCCGGTTTCGGAACTGTGTACGCTGGCCGTGCCAGAGCCGGCACGCTCCAAGCGCACGACCGCGCCATTCATTTCCAGAACCGCGCCCAGCTCGTTGATAAACCGGCAGTCATCGACCACCACGCGCCCACCGGATTCAAGCACCCGCTGAACGGCGCGCCGCCACGCGCTCACCCACAAGTCGGCGTGGATCAGCTGGCGGCCCCATTCGGTACCGAGCGTCTGCATCGCATGCCGCGGCGTGGCGCCGCCCAGCAACTCGCACGGCACCTCCTTGAGGCGCCCTTCGATCTCGTCCTCAGACAGGCCGAGGGCACGCATCATGGATTTAAGCGGGCCGGCGAACTTGATCACGGTGTAACCGTGGCGCTCGACCAGTTCGGCGGCGATGGTGGACTTGCCGGCGCCGGCCGCACCACAGAGCGCCAGGAGATTGGGAAGTTGCGGCATACGCAGCTCCATAGAAAAGCCCCGCCGAAGCGGGGCTGGGTTATAACGCGATCCAATCAAGCGGCTTTCTGCAAGCTCACCCATTCGGAAGCGGCACCGCC
It contains:
- a CDS encoding deoxynucleotide monophosphate kinase family protein: MPQLPNLLALCGAAGAGKSTIAAELVERHGYTVIKFAGPLKSMMRALGLSEDEIEGRLKEVPCELLGGATPRHAMQTLGTEWGRQLIHADLWVSAWRRAVQRVLESGGRVVVDDCRFINELGAVLEMNGAVVRLERAGSGTASVHSSETGLSGIELPTVTNDAVPALVAARVLSVKRWGVPGGAK
- a CDS encoding DNA adenine methylase, with translation MASPIIPWIGGKRRLADRILPLFPPHDCYVEVFAGGAALFFLRQVPAKCEVINDINGELVNLYRVVQHHLEEFVRQFKWALSSRQVFEWMQCTRPETLTDIQRAARFFYLQHHAFGGKVEGQSFGTATTTPTVNLLRLEENLSAAHLRLTGVTIEHESWSDCIQRYDRPHTFFYCDPPYWQTEGYGVPFPFEEYERMAAIMRASQGRIMVSINDHPDIRRAFDGLDMLELDIKYTVGNQRNGGAAAAGELVIANWEIGACGGLF
- a CDS encoding Com family DNA-binding transcriptional regulator, giving the protein MTEIRCGCCRKKLAEGEYIALSIKCPRCRTLNHYGQRQPG
- a CDS encoding helix-turn-helix domain-containing protein, producing MRTLGTRIKAEREKRGWTQEVLARKAGVGATTITDIETGRSRATTKLVDIARALSVNPQWLETGTGPREPVPAPENTYIAAESKEDLARQLADKSDEEIAEIFRLILSFRNPK
- a CDS encoding helix-turn-helix domain-containing protein produces the protein MRLACTDILSYPSPVETFAERVRRLKERRGVTVEEIAIACTVTEPTVYGWLKTTMPRNNHLASLATFLDVTVDHLVHGDRSETRDEIVQELRTLVPQLSNYQLTVLLMTAKEFAKKGQ